A window from Chiroxiphia lanceolata isolate bChiLan1 chromosome 3, bChiLan1.pri, whole genome shotgun sequence encodes these proteins:
- the NEK2 gene encoding serine/threonine-protein kinase Nek2 yields the protein MPGRPDDYEVLLTIGAGSYGKCRKVRRKADGKILVWKEMDYGSMTESEKQMLVSEVNLLRELRHPNIVRYYDRIIDRSSTTLYIVMEYCDGGDLASLIAKCSKERHFLEESFVLRVLTQLTLALKECHRRSDGAVTVHRDLKPANVFLDGKQNVKLGDFGLARILHHDTSFAKTFVGTPYYMSPEQVNHMSYNEKSDIWSLGCLLYELCALSPPFTAYNQKELAEKIREGKFRRIPYRYSEELNELLKQMLNVKDYCRPSVEDILQHPLIADLVTEEQKQNSDRRCWRSWEPERLQYSDAAANELKRKEQQLQEREEAIKEREQRLEQRERELCVRERLAEDKLARAESLMKSYNLHKQQRAVTYADGPDNPLLLPFSTTKKNVHFDGSEEKAVSPNNMENYLFSKDKSSDLKKRLYAANLRAQALSELEKNYQLKSRQILGMR from the exons ATGCCCGGCCGCCCCGACGACTACGAGGTGCTGCTCACTATCGGCGCCGGCTCCTACGGGAAGTGCCGCAAGGTGCGCCGCAAGGCCGACGGcaag ATCTTGGTATGGAAGGAGATGGACTATGGCTCGATGACAGAGTCAGAGAAGCAGATGCTCGTTTCGGAGGTGAACCTGCTGAGAGAGCTGCGGCACCCGAACATCGTCCGGTATTACGACCGGATCATCGACAGGAGCAGCACGACCCTGTACATCGTGATGGAGTACTGCGATGGGGGAGACCTGGCGAGCTTGATTGCCAAGTGCTCAAAAGAAAG GCATTTCTTGGAAGAAAGCTTTGTTCTCCGAGTATTGACTCAATTAACGTTGGCCTTGAAGGAGTGTCACAGACGGAGCGACGGTGCAGTCACTGTGCACCGTGACTTAAAACCAGCAAATGTCTTCCTGGATGGCAAACAGAATGTGAAACTTGGAGATTTTGGACTGGCTAGAATATTACATCATGACACCAGCTTTGCCAAAACATTTGTTGGAACTCCATATTATATGTCTCCA GAACAAGTGAACCACATGTCATACAATGAAAAATCTGACATTTGGTCTCTAGGATGTCTTCTGTATGAACTGTGTGCTCTCTC gccTCCATTTACAGCTTACAACCAAAAGGAACTGGCAGAAAAGATAAGGGAAGGGAAGTTCAGAAGAATACCCTATCGTTACTCAGAGGAGTTGAACGAACTTCTCAAACAGATGCTGAATGTAAAG GATTATTGCCGACCTTCCGTTGAAGATATTCTGCAGCACCCCTTGATAGCAGACTTGGTGacagaagaacaaaagcagaattCTGATAGAAGATGCTGGAGATCATGGGAGCCGGAGAGGCTGCAGTACTCGGATGCTGCAGCGAATGAGCTGAAACGGAAGGAACAACAATTACAGGAGCGAGAAGAAGCCATTAAAGAGAGAGAACAACGCTTGGAGC AGAGAGAACGGGAGCTCTGTGTGCGAGAGAGACTGGCAGAGGACAAACTTGCTAG AGCTGAAAGCCTGATGAAGAGCTACAATCTCCACAAGCAGCAGCGGGCGGTAACTTACGCAGATGGTCCAG ATAACCCACTCCTACTTCCCTTTTCTACAACCAAGAAGAATGTACACTTTGATGGAAGTGAAGAGAAAGCTGTGTCTCCTAATAATATGGAAAACTATCTGTTTTCTAAAGACAAAAGCTCTGATCTCAAAAAACGTCTGTATGCTGCAAATCTACGAGCTCAAGCACTgtctgaactggaaaaaaactatCAACTAAAGAGCAGACAAATCTTGGGCATGCGTTGA